A part of Haloarchaeobius sp. HME9146 genomic DNA contains:
- a CDS encoding cysteine hydrolase family protein has translation MSEDEESARPDALLVIDAQCGFDEPGWGEERSTPEAETNMQRLLETWREEGWPVAHAKHDSTEDGSPLRPDTAGNEFKEGLEPEGEEPVFAKTVNSAFIGTDLESWLRETPHGRVVICGLTTDHCVSTTTRMAENLGFDPVLVADATATFDRAIPGGGHLSAEENHQAALAHLSGEFATVVDTDELV, from the coding sequence GTGAGCGAGGACGAGGAGTCAGCGCGACCCGACGCCCTGCTCGTCATCGACGCCCAGTGCGGCTTCGACGAGCCCGGCTGGGGCGAGGAGCGTTCGACGCCGGAGGCCGAGACGAACATGCAGCGCCTTCTCGAGACCTGGCGCGAGGAGGGCTGGCCGGTCGCCCACGCGAAACACGACTCGACCGAGGACGGCTCGCCCCTGCGGCCCGACACCGCCGGGAACGAATTCAAGGAGGGGCTGGAACCCGAGGGCGAGGAACCGGTGTTCGCGAAGACCGTCAACAGCGCCTTCATCGGGACCGATTTGGAATCCTGGCTGCGCGAGACGCCCCACGGTCGGGTGGTCATCTGCGGGCTCACCACCGACCACTGCGTCTCCACGACGACCCGGATGGCCGAAAACCTGGGATTCGACCCCGTGCTGGTGGCCGACGCCACCGCGACGTTCGACCGGGCGATTCCCGGCGGCGGCCACCTCTCGGCCGAGGAGAACCATCAGGCCGCCCTGGCACACCTCTCGGGCGAGTTCGCGACGGTCGTCGACACCGACGAGTTAGTCTGA
- a CDS encoding phosphate-starvation-inducible PsiE family protein, whose protein sequence is MATDLPRPPERPRFTLDRGVELTEVVMQAIEFAAAVVMVFLFAVGVLDLGMQIAGAVGNGDITDPLVVVGFIDTALLLFIIVEVYQTVLAYAQKSKTTEIVRIVVYTGVIAMVRKIIVFRTDVYASKTEALLTAAAYTVVLLGLGVLLYIERTAGDKEAGSTAEAEASD, encoded by the coding sequence ATGGCAACTGACCTGCCGCGCCCGCCCGAGCGACCCCGTTTCACCCTCGACCGCGGGGTCGAACTGACGGAGGTGGTCATGCAGGCCATCGAGTTCGCCGCCGCGGTCGTGATGGTGTTCCTGTTCGCTGTCGGCGTGCTCGATCTGGGGATGCAGATCGCCGGCGCGGTCGGCAACGGGGACATCACCGACCCGCTCGTGGTGGTCGGTTTCATCGACACCGCGCTGTTGCTGTTCATCATCGTCGAGGTGTACCAGACCGTCCTCGCCTACGCCCAGAAGTCGAAGACGACCGAGATCGTCCGCATCGTCGTCTACACCGGCGTCATCGCGATGGTCCGGAAGATAATCGTCTTCCGAACCGACGTGTACGCGAGCAAGACCGAGGCGCTGCTGACGGCGGCGGCCTACACGGTCGTCCTGCTCGGACTCGGCGTGTTGTTGTACATCGAACGGACCGCCGGGGACAAGGAAGCCGGGTCGACCGCCGAGGCAGAGGCGTCAGACTAA
- a CDS encoding DUF373 family protein, with product MLLVLCVDLDDDIGRKTGTRTPVVGRENVEEAAVALATADPEDSDVNVLFQGINLLDTIHDEAVEVAAVTGNEKSDVSANRKVGEEVDEVLAGLSTSEEVTALIVTDGAQDESVIPVIRSRVKVDGVRRVVVRQAQDLESMYYTMKQVLNDPETRGTLLVPIGILLLVYPLAIAATFMDVTVGSVLGLASALLGFYLLSRGLGLGEKIDSTFERVRNSLYAGRMTLLSYVVAAALLVVGGVSGAEYLTIAQAEAETGLSASQVLAALTFGSVRWFAAAGVTTSLGQITDEYIADTLEWRYLNAPFYVVAMGAVLHAVSAFFLGLMTLSNLAAVLTGGTLLGLISTLAFAIAETHFSEGAETDAETG from the coding sequence ATGCTGCTCGTGCTGTGCGTCGACCTCGACGACGACATCGGTCGCAAGACAGGGACGCGGACCCCTGTTGTCGGCCGAGAGAACGTCGAGGAAGCCGCCGTCGCCCTGGCGACCGCCGACCCCGAGGACTCTGACGTGAACGTCCTCTTCCAGGGCATCAACCTGCTCGACACCATCCACGACGAGGCGGTCGAGGTGGCGGCCGTCACCGGGAACGAGAAGAGCGACGTGAGCGCCAACCGGAAGGTCGGCGAGGAGGTCGACGAGGTGCTGGCGGGCCTCTCCACGAGCGAGGAGGTCACCGCGCTCATCGTCACCGACGGGGCCCAGGACGAGTCCGTCATCCCCGTCATCCGGTCCCGCGTGAAGGTCGACGGGGTCCGCCGGGTCGTCGTCCGGCAGGCCCAGGACCTCGAATCGATGTACTACACCATGAAGCAGGTGCTCAACGACCCGGAGACCCGCGGGACCTTGCTCGTCCCCATCGGCATCCTCCTGCTGGTGTATCCTCTCGCCATCGCGGCGACGTTCATGGACGTGACCGTCGGGAGCGTCCTCGGGCTGGCGTCGGCGCTGCTCGGGTTCTACCTCCTCTCGCGCGGCCTCGGCCTCGGCGAGAAGATCGACTCGACGTTCGAGCGCGTCCGGAACAGCCTCTACGCTGGCCGGATGACGTTGCTCTCCTACGTCGTCGCGGCTGCCCTGCTGGTCGTCGGGGGCGTCAGCGGCGCGGAGTACCTGACTATCGCACAGGCCGAGGCCGAGACGGGCCTCTCGGCGTCACAGGTGCTCGCCGCACTCACGTTCGGCTCGGTCCGCTGGTTCGCCGCCGCCGGCGTCACGACCAGTCTCGGCCAGATAACGGACGAGTACATCGCCGACACCCTCGAGTGGCGCTATCTCAACGCACCCTTCTACGTCGTCGCCATGGGCGCGGTGCTGCACGCCGTCTCGGCGTTCTTCCTCGGGCTGATGACGCTCTCGAACCTCGCGGCCGTGTTGACGGGTGGCACGCTGCTCGGACTCATCAGCACGCTCGCGTTCGCCATCGCGGAGACGCACTTCTCGGAAGGGGCGGAGACGGACGCGGAGACGGGATAG
- a CDS encoding YqcI/YcgG family protein encodes MSRRAVTSGSDQLTGTDLTRLFDQERLHQRLDAGTLPDWAVEHYEEFRSAILGERNGTPFPCYFGVDSEEKGWALYTFVPGLDDESLLHFRDVMLAFLNTYEHHSPRTSLVAFFQHDGTDLPEAEWYERYWHVLQFLHDNDPEAWPEEFPTDPDHHQFEYCFGGHPIFPTVRAPSYEQRHSRHNPHGLEVTVQPRAVFEGVTGDTEAGQRAREVIQGRLEDYDSVCPHAHLGEWEDDTSHEWKQYMLPDGEEELEECPLEVRA; translated from the coding sequence ATGAGTAGACGGGCCGTCACCAGCGGGTCGGACCAGTTGACCGGGACCGACCTCACACGCCTGTTCGACCAGGAGCGCCTCCACCAGCGCCTCGACGCGGGTACCCTACCCGACTGGGCCGTCGAGCACTACGAGGAGTTCCGGAGCGCCATCCTCGGCGAGCGAAACGGCACGCCGTTCCCCTGTTACTTCGGCGTCGACTCCGAGGAGAAGGGCTGGGCCCTGTACACGTTCGTGCCCGGCCTGGACGACGAATCGCTGCTGCACTTCCGTGACGTGATGCTGGCGTTCCTGAACACGTACGAACACCACTCGCCGCGGACCTCGCTGGTCGCGTTCTTCCAGCACGACGGGACCGACCTGCCCGAGGCGGAGTGGTACGAGCGCTACTGGCACGTCCTGCAGTTCCTGCACGACAACGACCCGGAGGCCTGGCCCGAGGAGTTCCCGACCGACCCGGACCATCACCAGTTCGAGTACTGCTTCGGCGGGCACCCCATCTTCCCGACGGTCCGGGCCCCGAGCTACGAGCAACGCCACAGCCGCCACAACCCGCACGGGCTGGAGGTGACGGTCCAGCCCCGGGCCGTCTTCGAGGGCGTCACCGGCGACACCGAAGCTGGACAGCGCGCCCGCGAGGTCATCCAGGGTCGCCTGGAGGACTACGATTCGGTCTGCCCGCACGCCCACCTCGGCGAGTGGGAGGACGACACGAGTCACGAGTGGAAGCAGTACATGCTGCCGGACGGTGAGGAGGAACTCGAAGAGTGCCCGCTGGAGGTTCGGGCGTGA
- a CDS encoding N-acyl homoserine lactonase family protein — protein sequence MDVHPLRFGSIRVKEAHYRGRGQSRAVRTLRWALDPNFHDPLPILGWVIDHPEGPIVVDTGERAAASLSSYYPPLARWFYRWQFQVDVAPEDELDPQLRRLGFDPDDVATVVLTHAHFDHVDGLCDVPDAEVVCSRREYEDAMAGGARYGTLREHLPANFSPTCITFDGPEIGPFSASHHLAHGVFLVPTPGHTHGHLSVVVDTGDGELFLAGDAAFDQQSLLARRVDGVAMDADTHRETQRRILRFVAERPTVVLPSHDPDAPRRLREHEFCRVPPDAVPATKST from the coding sequence ATGGACGTCCACCCCCTCCGGTTCGGCTCGATTCGCGTGAAGGAGGCGCACTACCGCGGCCGCGGCCAGTCCCGGGCCGTGCGGACGTTGCGCTGGGCGCTCGACCCGAACTTCCACGACCCGTTGCCCATCCTCGGCTGGGTCATCGACCACCCCGAGGGTCCCATCGTCGTCGACACGGGCGAACGCGCGGCGGCCTCACTTTCCAGCTACTACCCCCCGCTGGCGCGCTGGTTCTACCGGTGGCAGTTTCAGGTCGACGTGGCTCCCGAGGACGAACTCGACCCACAGCTCCGGCGGCTGGGGTTCGACCCCGACGACGTGGCCACGGTCGTCCTGACCCACGCACACTTCGACCACGTCGACGGCCTGTGCGACGTCCCCGACGCCGAGGTGGTCTGTTCGCGGCGGGAGTACGAGGACGCGATGGCCGGCGGCGCGCGCTACGGAACCTTGCGGGAGCACCTCCCGGCGAACTTCTCCCCGACGTGTATCACCTTCGACGGCCCCGAAATCGGCCCTTTCTCGGCATCACACCATCTCGCTCATGGCGTGTTCCTCGTCCCGACACCGGGACACACCCACGGTCACCTCTCGGTCGTGGTCGACACCGGCGACGGCGAACTGTTCCTCGCCGGTGACGCCGCCTTCGACCAGCAGAGCCTGCTCGCCCGGCGCGTCGACGGCGTGGCGATGGACGCTGACACCCACCGCGAGACCCAGCGACGCATCCTCCGGTTCGTCGCGGAGCGACCGACCGTGGTCCTGCCCTCGCACGACCCGGACGCGCCGCGCCGACTCCGCGAGCACGAGTTCTGCCGGGTCCCGCCCGACGCGGTGCCAGCAACCAAAAGCACTTGA
- a CDS encoding methyl-accepting chemotaxis protein, which translates to MKFALALFSVLVIIGGVGGYIYLQTGTVLEEDTGRELNASAKIQAQFIDQTLRETRTEVERLSTSDAAQDDNTSSERRALMRSAASDEYVDSIYLVDTSSGAIDQQVGRGTGADGDSLTDAFQTKLNEMESAQLGQVVTSKPFQLGDRKVMVVRSSVPNQADKSFVAVLDMQLLSVTALPQVSYGEVVVVDGSGTVMLSADASNILQTDTVPAGEIDGSRGFKTLDTSDGEKALSYRQLTTEDWTVIRRVPESQAFALQDTILTQLVAMLGLAFGSIILIGMTIGRNTVKSVANLSNKAGEIEAGDLNTEIESSRVDEIGQLYNSIDNMRESLQDQIAAVQQARTDAEQAQAEAEQMNRHLERKADQYRDVMQACAAGDLTQRMDAQSESEAMSDIANEFNRMVAELEETTDRVKTFASDVATASEEVTASSEEVRSASEQVTESVQEISDGAERQNQSLQSVNTEMDALSTTTEEIAASSNEVADLAERTAQTGRSGRDAAEDAIEGMSEIQEESSEAVDAIEDLEAEMEQIDELIEFISGLAKETNMLALNANIEASRGAAGGDGGAGDGFAVVAQQVKELAQDTKDTAEDIEKRLETIQDQTDRTAEEVQRTSNRIAEHAGSVQAAVEALDEIAEYAQQTNDGVQEISAASEQQAASTQEVVAMVDEAATISEETTAEAENVAAAAEEQTTALTEVSGSASDLADQSARLSEALDRFETDTERVESDSWGDAEEVMFEETTEDEATTPAGDQHDEMAAESPEGSADEQSDDTFEFGDH; encoded by the coding sequence TTGAAGTTCGCACTCGCGCTGTTCAGTGTGCTCGTCATCATCGGTGGGGTTGGCGGCTACATCTACTTGCAGACCGGGACAGTGCTCGAAGAAGACACGGGGCGGGAGCTGAACGCCAGTGCGAAGATCCAGGCACAGTTCATCGACCAGACACTCCGTGAGACCAGAACAGAGGTCGAGCGTCTGAGTACGTCCGACGCCGCCCAGGACGACAATACGAGCTCCGAACGACGGGCGTTGATGCGAAGTGCGGCCTCGGACGAGTACGTCGACTCTATCTATCTGGTCGACACGTCATCGGGGGCGATAGATCAGCAAGTCGGACGGGGAACCGGTGCGGACGGGGACAGCCTCACCGACGCGTTCCAGACGAAACTGAACGAGATGGAGTCCGCACAACTGGGCCAGGTCGTCACCAGCAAACCCTTCCAACTCGGGGACCGGAAAGTGATGGTCGTCCGGAGTTCGGTGCCGAACCAGGCCGATAAGTCGTTCGTCGCGGTGCTCGACATGCAGTTGCTCTCGGTGACCGCGCTCCCGCAGGTGAGTTACGGAGAGGTCGTCGTCGTCGACGGCTCCGGGACGGTGATGCTGTCGGCCGATGCGTCTAACATCCTCCAGACGGACACGGTTCCAGCCGGCGAGATCGACGGGTCCAGGGGCTTCAAGACCCTCGACACCAGCGACGGCGAGAAAGCGTTGAGTTACCGCCAGCTGACGACCGAGGACTGGACCGTCATCCGACGGGTCCCGGAGTCACAGGCGTTCGCGCTCCAGGACACCATCCTGACGCAGCTGGTCGCGATGCTCGGACTGGCGTTCGGGAGTATCATCCTCATCGGGATGACCATCGGCCGGAACACGGTCAAATCGGTCGCGAACCTGTCCAACAAGGCCGGTGAGATCGAGGCGGGTGACCTCAACACCGAGATCGAGAGTTCGCGCGTCGACGAAATCGGCCAGCTGTACAACTCCATCGACAACATGCGCGAGTCCCTGCAGGACCAGATCGCCGCGGTCCAGCAGGCACGGACCGACGCCGAGCAGGCACAGGCGGAAGCCGAGCAGATGAACCGCCACCTCGAACGCAAGGCCGACCAGTACCGCGACGTGATGCAGGCGTGTGCGGCCGGGGACCTCACCCAGCGCATGGACGCCCAGTCCGAGTCCGAGGCGATGAGCGACATCGCCAACGAGTTCAACCGGATGGTCGCGGAGCTGGAGGAGACGACCGACCGCGTCAAGACGTTCGCGAGCGACGTGGCGACAGCGTCCGAGGAGGTCACGGCGAGTTCCGAGGAGGTCCGCTCCGCGTCCGAGCAGGTCACGGAGTCGGTCCAGGAGATCTCGGACGGGGCCGAACGGCAGAACCAGAGCCTCCAGTCGGTCAACACCGAGATGGACGCCCTGTCGACCACGACCGAAGAGATCGCGGCCTCCTCGAACGAGGTCGCCGACCTCGCCGAGCGCACGGCCCAGACTGGCCGGAGTGGTCGTGACGCCGCAGAGGACGCCATCGAGGGCATGAGCGAGATCCAGGAAGAGTCCAGCGAGGCAGTCGACGCCATCGAGGACCTCGAGGCCGAGATGGAACAGATCGACGAGCTCATCGAGTTCATCTCCGGACTGGCGAAGGAGACGAACATGCTCGCGCTGAACGCCAACATCGAGGCGTCGCGCGGGGCAGCCGGTGGGGACGGTGGCGCTGGTGACGGGTTCGCCGTCGTCGCCCAGCAGGTCAAGGAGCTGGCACAGGACACCAAGGACACCGCGGAGGACATCGAGAAGCGCCTGGAGACCATCCAGGACCAGACCGACCGCACCGCCGAGGAGGTCCAGCGCACCTCGAACCGCATCGCCGAGCACGCCGGCTCCGTGCAGGCGGCCGTCGAGGCACTGGACGAGATCGCCGAGTACGCCCAGCAGACCAACGACGGCGTCCAGGAGATCTCTGCGGCATCCGAACAGCAGGCGGCCTCCACGCAGGAGGTCGTCGCGATGGTCGACGAGGCCGCGACCATCTCGGAGGAGACCACCGCCGAGGCCGAGAACGTCGCTGCTGCGGCCGAAGAGCAGACGACTGCACTCACCGAGGTGTCTGGCAGTGCGAGCGACCTCGCGGACCAGTCCGCCCGCCTGAGCGAGGCCCTCGACCGCTTCGAGACCGACACGGAGCGCGTCGAATCCGACTCGTGGGGTGACGCGGAAGAGGTGATGTTCGAGGAGACGACCGAGGACGAAGCGACCACGCCTGCTGGCGACCAGCACGACGAGATGGCAGCAGAATCGCCAGAGGGTTCGGCGGACGAGCAGTCCGACGACACCTTCGAATTCGGCGACCACTGA
- a CDS encoding polyprenyl synthetase family protein has protein sequence MEFLERRRGLVDDRLVEVLDAVEPGELADELRHVSLSGGKRVRPTVTVLACETAGGDAEDAVDFGVGIELVHNASLVVDDIIDQSDIRRGTAAAWAEYGYGPAIIASDGLLGEAFALFSSDPQAMQIVAEAMVELGEGEATEIAAQPTNEREYMELARRKTGALFRAAAELGAVAAGADAYTIEALGEYAERVGIAFQIRDDVLDETADADDLGKPTGQDAEMDRPSVVQVTDLTPEEANERAEAEAEAALEALSKVDTGDSEASEYLRDLARFVVVRER, from the coding sequence ATGGAGTTCCTGGAGCGCCGGCGTGGGCTGGTCGACGACCGGTTAGTGGAGGTGCTCGACGCCGTCGAGCCCGGCGAACTGGCCGACGAGCTACGACACGTCTCGCTCTCGGGCGGCAAGCGAGTCAGACCGACCGTAACCGTCCTGGCCTGCGAGACGGCCGGTGGCGACGCGGAGGACGCCGTGGACTTCGGCGTCGGTATCGAACTCGTGCACAACGCGTCGCTGGTCGTCGACGACATCATCGACCAGTCCGACATCCGCCGCGGAACCGCCGCGGCGTGGGCCGAGTACGGTTACGGCCCCGCGATAATCGCCTCCGACGGGCTGCTGGGCGAGGCGTTCGCGCTGTTCTCCTCGGACCCACAGGCGATGCAGATCGTCGCCGAGGCGATGGTCGAACTCGGCGAGGGCGAGGCGACGGAGATCGCCGCTCAGCCGACGAACGAGCGCGAGTACATGGAGCTCGCCCGGCGGAAGACGGGCGCGCTGTTCCGGGCGGCCGCCGAACTGGGCGCGGTGGCGGCCGGCGCGGACGCCTACACCATCGAGGCACTCGGCGAGTACGCCGAGCGCGTCGGTATCGCCTTCCAGATCCGCGACGACGTCCTCGACGAGACCGCGGACGCCGACGACCTCGGCAAGCCGACCGGGCAGGACGCAGAGATGGACCGCCCCTCCGTGGTGCAGGTGACCGACCTCACGCCCGAGGAGGCCAACGAGCGCGCCGAGGCCGAGGCCGAAGCCGCGCTGGAGGCGCTCTCGAAGGTCGACACGGGCGACTCGGAGGCCAGCGAGTACCTGCGCGACCTGGCGCGGTTCGTGGTCGTGCGGGAGCGGTAG
- a CDS encoding methyl-accepting chemotaxis protein gives MADDSPSIGARLTPGFIRRRYSLKFAVSFLLVVLVIGSVGAVGYVQTKDTVETNTQAQLEETSSLRASSLSEWTESMRIQTRTVSAGEELRGDEQGSSYGTAERYLQTRESRLSGDILGMHLVNSSNGRVMASTDPISGFKLEELGVPWANANVSGKSAEKADEVWVSDSSYESPLTPYTQGDVVAFASAVPNSDDRYVVVVTRIQTHLDTIKDSETEGQTRIINENGGTVLTPGGSVDQSVHGDGLSAARSSGDTAFETAGSQVHAYAAVDGTQWVAITSVETNEAFAVRDTVGQNVLLIIASGLLALGFVGVVLGRQTVTPLAKLRDRASQMEDGNLNVNLETRRVDEIGRLYGGFAEMRDSLRDQIQEAEAARSEAEAARTEAERLNTHLERKADEYSQVMRRCADGDLTQRMDAQSQNEAMTDIANEFNEMIGQIDETVAQLRVFATSVASASEEVTASAEEVQSASQQVSGSVQEISDGAERQNQQFQSVSAEMDSLSTTTEEIAASSNEVADLAQRTAETGSAGREAAQEAIASMAEIEDESSEAVEAIEDLEAEMAQIDELIEFITDLAKETNMLALNANIEASRGSAEGANGDGGDGFAVVAQQVKELAAETKDAAEDIEARLEGIQEKTDRTAEEVQKTSTRVSENRIAVENAADALEQIATYAQRTNDGVQEISAASEEQAASTEEVVAMVDEAATISEETTAEAENVAAAAEEQTSSLSEVTKSASSLAQQASQLSRALDRFETESDGTSGEGPLLADQLSGSGDAGDDASADTADAGDADEDDAKSAFEFANYPEQGRED, from the coding sequence GCCGGCGCTACTCGCTGAAGTTCGCCGTGTCCTTCCTGCTCGTCGTCCTCGTCATCGGCTCGGTCGGTGCCGTCGGCTACGTCCAGACGAAGGACACGGTCGAGACGAACACGCAGGCACAGCTCGAGGAGACGAGTTCGCTCCGGGCGTCCTCGCTCTCGGAGTGGACCGAGAGCATGCGCATCCAGACGCGGACCGTCTCTGCCGGAGAGGAGCTCCGGGGCGACGAGCAAGGCTCGTCCTACGGAACGGCGGAACGGTACCTGCAGACCAGGGAGTCTCGCCTCTCCGGCGACATCCTCGGCATGCACCTGGTCAACAGCTCGAACGGCCGCGTGATGGCCAGTACGGACCCAATCTCGGGGTTCAAGCTCGAGGAACTCGGCGTGCCGTGGGCGAACGCGAACGTCTCGGGGAAGTCCGCCGAGAAGGCGGACGAGGTGTGGGTGTCCGACAGTTCCTACGAATCACCGCTGACGCCGTACACCCAGGGTGACGTGGTCGCGTTCGCGAGCGCAGTCCCGAACTCTGACGACCGCTACGTCGTCGTGGTGACGCGTATCCAGACCCACCTGGACACCATCAAGGACTCCGAGACCGAGGGACAGACCCGCATCATCAACGAGAACGGTGGGACCGTGTTGACGCCGGGCGGTTCGGTCGACCAGAGCGTCCACGGTGACGGGCTCTCGGCAGCGCGGTCCTCGGGTGACACCGCGTTCGAGACCGCGGGCAGCCAGGTCCACGCGTACGCCGCCGTCGACGGGACCCAGTGGGTCGCGATCACCAGCGTCGAGACGAACGAGGCGTTCGCCGTGCGTGACACGGTCGGCCAGAACGTCCTGCTCATCATCGCGAGCGGCCTGCTCGCGCTCGGGTTCGTCGGCGTGGTGCTCGGTCGCCAGACCGTCACCCCGCTGGCGAAGCTGCGCGACCGCGCCAGCCAGATGGAAGACGGGAACCTGAACGTGAACCTGGAGACGCGCCGGGTCGACGAGATCGGCCGGCTGTACGGCGGGTTCGCGGAGATGCGTGACTCGCTGCGCGACCAGATACAGGAGGCTGAAGCCGCCCGCAGCGAGGCCGAAGCCGCCCGGACCGAGGCCGAGCGCCTGAACACGCACCTCGAACGGAAGGCGGACGAGTACTCGCAGGTGATGCGGCGCTGTGCGGACGGCGACCTGACCCAGCGCATGGACGCCCAGTCGCAGAACGAGGCGATGACCGACATCGCCAACGAGTTCAACGAGATGATCGGCCAGATCGACGAGACCGTCGCTCAACTGCGCGTCTTCGCGACCTCGGTCGCGAGCGCGTCCGAGGAGGTCACGGCGAGCGCCGAGGAGGTCCAGAGCGCGAGCCAGCAGGTGTCCGGGTCGGTCCAGGAGATCTCGGACGGAGCCGAGCGCCAGAACCAGCAGTTCCAGTCGGTGTCCGCCGAGATGGACTCGCTGTCGACCACCACCGAGGAGATCGCGGCCTCCTCGAACGAGGTCGCAGACCTCGCCCAACGCACGGCCGAGACCGGCAGTGCAGGGCGCGAGGCCGCACAGGAGGCCATCGCCAGCATGGCCGAGATCGAGGACGAGTCCTCCGAGGCCGTCGAAGCCATCGAGGACCTGGAGGCCGAGATGGCACAGATCGACGAACTCATCGAGTTCATCACGGACCTGGCGAAGGAGACGAACATGCTCGCGCTGAACGCCAACATCGAGGCGTCGCGTGGCTCGGCCGAGGGCGCGAACGGCGATGGCGGCGACGGGTTCGCCGTCGTCGCCCAGCAGGTCAAGGAACTCGCTGCGGAGACCAAGGACGCGGCCGAGGACATCGAGGCGCGTCTCGAAGGCATCCAGGAGAAGACCGACCGCACCGCCGAGGAGGTCCAGAAGACCTCGACGCGCGTCTCGGAGAACCGTATCGCCGTCGAGAACGCGGCGGACGCACTCGAACAGATCGCGACGTACGCCCAGCGGACCAACGACGGCGTCCAGGAGATATCGGCAGCGTCCGAGGAACAGGCCGCCTCCACCGAGGAGGTCGTCGCGATGGTCGACGAGGCCGCGACGATCTCGGAAGAGACCACCGCCGAGGCCGAGAACGTGGCCGCCGCCGCCGAGGAGCAGACCTCCTCGCTGTCGGAGGTCACGAAGAGTGCATCCAGCCTCGCCCAACAGGCGTCCCAGCTCAGCCGTGCACTCGACCGGTTCGAGACCGAATCCGACGGCACCAGTGGGGAGGGCCCGCTCCTGGCCGACCAGCTGTCGGGCTCCGGGGACGCGGGCGACGACGCGTCGGCCGACACCGCAGACGCGGGCGACGCGGACGAAGACGACGCGAAGAGCGCGTTCGAGTTCGCGAACTATCCGGAGCAGGGCAGAGAGGACTGA